The DNA window TGTTTTAGAAAAAAATAGAATATAATCTAGTACAGGCTCCGGCATCGACAGTTTATCGACAGCCAGGGTGTAGACTAAAAACATCAAAACAACGAACGGCCGCCAAAGCGGCAAATTATGTGATTGGAGGGTTTACATATTATGATTTTTCTGGACGGCAACAGCCTGACAATTGATCAGGTAGTAGAAATTGCCCGCAATAAGGCAGAAGTGGGCTTAAGCGAAGAGGCCAAAAAAAACATTCAGATCTCCCGTGATATCGTAGAGAAAAACATTGAAGAAAAGAAAGTTATTTACGGACTTAACACCGGTTTTGGTAAATTCGTAAATGTGGCAATATCTGAAAATGAACTGGACAAACTGCAGTTAAACCTGATCTTATCCGACGCCGTTGGCGTAGGCGATCCATTTAAGCAGGACGTTACAAGAGCTATCATGCTGCTGCGTGTAAATGCTCTGGCTAAAGGATTTTCCGGTATCCGTTTATCTACCGTAGAGACTCTGATTGCCATGCTCAACAAGGGCGTTCATCCTGTTATCCCGGAGAAAGGCTCCGTAGGTTCCAGCGGCGATCTGTGCCCACTGGCTCATATGGTTCTTCCGATGATCGGAGAAGGCGAAGCAGAATACGAGGGTAAAGTAATGGAAGGCCGCGCAGCAATGGAAGCAGCCGGAATCCCCGTAGTTACATTAAAAGCAAAAGAGGGCCTGGCTTTAATCAACGGTACCTGCGCTATGCTTGGCGTAGCCAGCCTGGCAATCCATGACGCTGAAATTTTAACAAAGATGGCAGATATCACTTCTGCCCTTACCGTAGATTCCCTGGAAGGCATTATCGACCCATACGATCCAAGAATCCAGATGGTTCGTCCTCACAAGGGCCAGGTTGATGTTGCCGCCAACATGCTTCAGCTTTTACAGGACAGCAAGCTGACAACCAGACAGGGACAGATCCGTGTACAGGATGCTTATTCCTTACGCTGCCTGCCTCAGATTCACGGCGCAAGCCGCCTTGCCCTCGACTATGTAAGAGGCGTAATCGAGACAGAGATCAACTCCGTAACAGACAACCCAATTATCTTCCCGGATAACGGCGACATCTTCTCCGGTGGAAACTTCCACGGACAGCCTGTTGCTATCGCTATGGATACTCTGGGAATCGCTATGGCAGAGTTTGCAAACGTTGCAGAGCGCAGAATTGAGCGCCTTGTTAACCCGCAGCTCAGCGGACTTCCTGGCTTCTTATGTGTAGAAGAAGGAATCAACGACGGATTCATGGTTGCACAGTACGCTGCGGCAGCTCTCGTATCCGAGAATAAAGTTCTGGCTCATCCGGCCAGCGTTGACAGCATCCCGACATCCGCCAACCAGGAAGACCATGTAAGTATGGGTACCATCGCTTCCCGTAAGGCAGCAACCATCATCGACCATGCGGAGCATGTACTGGCTATCGAGCTTATCTGTGCCGCACAGGCTGCTGATTTCAAGGGCGCTGACAAACTCGGCAAGGGCACAAAGGCTGTTTATGACCTGGTACGCAGCGAAGTATCCTTCATGGAAACAGACCGCGCTATCTACAAAGACATGAACAAGATCTTCAAATTATTAAAAGACGGCGAATTTGTTGAAGCCGCAGAAAAAGCTGTTGGTAAACTGGCTTTATAAGCCTTTACATTATATTCAACCTATCCTTATTAAGGCTGTCCATGGACCCTCGAATACCGGGGCAGCCAAACTCACTGAACTTTGAACCCATAAAAGCCAGTACCGGCCCTGCGTAACAGCAGCGGCCGGTATTGGCTTTTATGGTGGTAACAGTTGTTACGGTAGCATGGGACATCCGCGGCACCCCGTATGCAGTATATCGACTACCAATCTTTCAGGGCATGAATCAGCCGGAACACCTGCTCCGCCGTATCCGCCAGATTCCGCCTTGCCGTCTCCGTCTCCATCGCCTCTTCCAGGCTCACCACGGTCCGCAGAATCGGGAAAAATGCGTCGATTCCCTCCGCATTGCAGGCCACCGCGTCCCTGGTCACGCAACCGGACAATCCAATAACCGTTTTTCCGTACTTCTTTGCCGTCCGGGCCACTCCGATGGGAGCCTTTCCCATCACGGTCTGACCGTCCAGCCTGCCCTCGCCGGTGATGACGATATCGGCATCCCTGACGTATTCGTCCAGCCTGGTTTCATCGAGCACAATCTTTACTCCCGATTCCAGAACCGCGTTTGTGAAGCCGAGGAATGCAAACCCAAGGCCTCCGGCTGCTCCCGTTCCCGGATAATTCGGATCCGCATTCAGAAATTTCTTTTGCGCAAGCGCGGCGAACCGCATCAGCCACCCGTCCATACGGCGGATCATATCCGGATCAGCACCTTTCTGGGGGCCGAACACGGCGCTGCATCCCTGTTCCCCACAGAGGGGATTCGTCACGTCGCAGGCAATCCGGAACGTGCACTCGGAAAGTTCCGGCAGCACATTGTCATCGGTGATGGATGTGATTTTTTCAAGACCGGCGGCGCCGAAGGGTACCTGTGCGCCGTCTCCGTCCAGGATACCGTATCCCAGCGCCTGCAGCATTCCCACGCCTCCGTCATTGGTGGCGCTTCCTCCGATTCCCACGACAAATCTCCTGCAGCCGTTTGCAATTGCATCCCTGATTACTTCCCCGACTCCGTATGTAGTCGCATAGAGTGGATTGCGCTCCGCGTCTGAAACAAGGGTGATTCCGGCTGCTCCGGCCATCTCGACAACCGCAGTTCTGCTCTCCTTAATAATCCCGTACTCACAGTCCACCGGCTCCCCTAATGGCCCGGTAACGGTGACTTTCCTGAGCATTCCGCCCATTCCGCAGGCCAGGGCCTGTACGGTCCCCTCTCCTCCGTCGGCCAGGGGACGCACACAAACATCGGCATCCCTGTATACTCTCCTGATGCCCTCCGCGGCCGCCTCTCCAGCTTCCATGGAAGTCAGGCTGCCCTTCAGTGAATCAATTGCAATTGTTACCTTCATCCTTCTCCTCCCGTCATTGTTATCTTATTATTTATTAGGTTAAACAAATTTTTCCAAGTGTCCATAGTAAACTACTCAATATTACATCCTGGCAGCATTCAGTTATTATCATATATCTTCTATCTGCTAAGTAATTCAATCTCCAACTGTAAAAAATTTTCCTTTTATCAGCATTAACCAGTATGTTAAGATAGAATATAAATAAAAATCAGAAACAGAAGTTATGTCCAAATAAGTAACTACTATATCTGTAGCAGAAAGCTGGGAGCGCTGAGTTTTGGTATACTTCCTGCATACCGGAGGGTTTTATGAGTCAAACAACACTAATTATCTTTATCGCAGTTGTCACAATCTTATGTTTTGCGGGTTCCGCTTTTATTTTAGCCTTTGTTTTCAGGCGTAAAAGGGAACGCGAGCGAAAAATGAACAGCGGAGTCATCCGCAGGGCAGGATGGACGGATCCCCGTCTGAAAGTGCGTCCCGGCCCTATGATTCTGTTCTGGCCCATCTTCTACTGCGTCATCGGAGCCATCATCCTGCGTCAGGCCGGACAGGGAATACCCAACCGGTATTATGCGGACATCGCAGCCGTTCTTGTACCGCCGGTGTTTCTCGCCATAGGCGCCGCCATGAAATACAGTTATGACAAAAGACGGCGGCTTGCAACGGCCCCGGCCTCCGCAGAGGTGGTTTCTATTGAGAGAAAGGCGAGCAGTGATGGGCACGTTTCCTATGCTCCCGTATATGAGTTCTTTGCCGAAGGCTCCGTATTTAAGGTGACCTCACCCTCCTCCTTTTCAAAATGTCCGCTGAAAGCCGGAGACCATGTTGATCTTTTTTTTACACCGGATCTGCCATCGTACATCTATGTTCCGGGCTATGAAAATCCACCGACTCTGTTTATTGTTTATTTCCACATAATCGGAATCCTGTTTCCCCTGATCGTACTGGCCGGCCCTGTTCTGAGACCATGGCTGGAATAAGACTGCAGCCGCTACCGGATCTGTTCCAAAATACTTGGGTCTTTAATTTTCGTATCCTCGGCAAATAACAGTATCTTTGACAAAATCTCGGCCGTTTTCGGGTCATCATCAATAAACGGAAGGAAAATACGGCCTCTCTGCTGTGAATGGACCGGTACGACAAAGAGCATGGCGTTGCCCATCTGATGGACGACGCCGCTTCCCAGATGTACCGTGTACTGGCCCAGTTTTCCGTCGATCAAGGCGTGGCTGCCCTCAAGGCGCACATTTTTAATCTTAAACAGCTCCAGATTGCATTCCACAATGGCTTTTCTCATCTCAACCGTAGAGTGGCTGGTCTCCGGATCCACGCCTCCGGCATGGGCAACGCTGACCGCCAGATCCACATCTCTCATAACCTCACTGTAAAGCACGTCGGGAATTTCCCTGATTTTGAGGGGCCTGAATGTTTTCCTGTCGGAGAACACCACCCACTCAAGGGTAGGAGCCTCCACGTCACTCGGTGAAAACCAGTCGGCCATCGCATAAATCCTGGCTACGATGTTCTCTTTATAGTAAATCTTCTGCAGCCCATCCTCATAATCGGCAACCCAGCGGCGGCTCCGCAGCGCGCCGACCGTCTTCTGCGGCTGAATCTGATTGCCCGAGAACATCCTGGAATCATCCTTATCGAGTTCCTCCGTGAGCTTCACATACAGCTCGCGGAACACCTGCTTAAACGGCTGCTTTATCTGCCTGTCGAACAGCATCTTCTGGTATTCGTGCCAGTGCCCCTCCCTGTAGAGATCGGACGGGTGGGCAATCAGAATCTTCTCATCCGGTTTCAAAGGCGTTATGGCGCCGGACCAGTCCTCCAGCCCCTCCTCTTTCAAAAAGCCCAGCCGGATTCCCGCATCCGGATTTCCTCCGTCTCCTGCGGCGGCATCCTCTGCGGCCATCATCACAAGAGGCGTTACTATCGGCCTTACCACCGGATTCTTAGCCAGCTCCAAAAACTCCCACACCTCGAAGGACGTCCTGTCCTCCATGGCCTGTTCCATCATCTGTCTGGTGCGGCTGTACTGCTCCTTTAACTTCTTGTTGACTTCCTGATATTCCAGAACCGTCTCATTTTTCTTATATTTTGCAGGGAGCGATTTGAGCAGTTTCCCGCCTTTTCCGCACTGAAGGCTGCTCTTGCCGTTTTCATCCACCAGGATCCTCAGTTCCACATCATCGAGGCTGTTCCAGTCAAAATAACGGTCCATCGTCTCTACCAGACGGTTTTCCATCCTGAGCGTCAGGCGTGTCACATCCGTGAATCCCGCATTTACACTGAGGTTCTGAAGCGCCAGTGCCACGGCGCGTCCCTCACTGGCCCGGCGCTGCGCGCCGAACTTCCTGCTCTCCTTGTGGAATTTCTGGATAAACTGGTAGCGGTCCAGGAGATCTTCTTCCCGTTTCTTTTTATCGCGTTCTGAGATTTTCCCCCTGGCGCTCTTTTCATTTCCGGCCAGTGGCAGGAGGCCGATGCTCATCAGCAGATCTTTATTCCTCTTGTCCGTAATTTCCGCTTTCAGCGTTTCTTTATCCACTTTTCCGAGCGCAGCGTCGGCATACTTCCTGGCGCGGGCATGGGCCGCTCCCGTGGAGGAATACTTTGCCGCATCGTACAGAAGTTTAAACTCTTTGTCACCCAGTTTATCATAGGCCTCAAAAAACCAGTGGATGTCAAAGGCCCCGTCCCTCAGCTCCTCCGGCGTCAGGGGAGTGTATTTCGCAATCATGGATGTGGTAAATTCATCCAGACGTTCGCCGGTATGGGCCATAAAGTAATAGCATCCGCTCTGGAATCCCGGAAGTCCCAGGTACTCCTCTAAAAGCGGTATCCACTGCTGGGCATACATCGCCAGCTCCACCAGACGTTTTTTCGTGATATCTGTTCCCTTCAGCGCCTTTTTCAGATCCTTTGCCGTCTCCCCGGGTTTCGGGCGGCATACCTTAAGCAGATGGCTTAAAACCATCTTCCGGTCGCCGATATTGGAATAATATCCTCCGGTTCTCTGTAATGTCTCTTTGCCCAGCGCTGTCAGAATCTGAATCATCAAATCTATGCCGTAAATCACACGAATCGAGGAGACATACCCGGAAAACGGCGTCTCCTGCTCCCCGCGTTTTAACTCCACCTTAAGAACCAGAGGAACCGTCTCATGGTAAATCTCATGCGCCAGCTTCATTGCCGGGACTTCATCCCCAATCTGGTCGAAGTGATATTTTCCGTCCACCGGCTTTATTACACCCTGCCCGAAGAATGCGTTCAGTTCCCCCACACGGGCATCCCTCGACGACACGGCTCCTTTTTGCTCCACCGTGCTGACCGGCCCCAGCAGGCTCTTCATGTCCAGGAAACTGAATACGGATTTATAGAAAAGGTCCTTATCCCAAATTCCCTTCACATAGCACTGTACATAGTCAGACAGGCCCAGATAGCCGGTCCTCCCCCTGTCGTAGCGGCGGAACTTTTCTCTGTCTTTGATCTTTCCGTAGAATTCCTGAAGCTTAAAACGAAGCGTGAAGGCGTTTCCCCAGTCCTTTTCATCCACCAGGGACAGCCACCAGCGCATTTCCTCAAACACAGGGAGATCCGCGGCCCGTTTCGTATACTTTTCTTTCGTGCCGTTCCACGCTTTTTCCTCGCACTCGTAAAGGGCATTGGATTTATCCAGGACAGAAAGAAACTTCGCCGTCCCGATAAGGCCAAAGCGGGCTTTGAGTCCGTCCGGCACAAACTGGGAATACAGTGCGTCAATCACCGTCCTGGCCTGCGCGCCGCATCTCAGTCCCTGGATCAGGTCCTTAAACGGCGGTTTCTTTATCAGGCCGCTGCCGAAAACCTTCTTATAGAGCTCAATGTTCCTCTCATAAGATCCTCTCTGGGCGCGGCACTTCTGGTAAAGGTAAAGCTCCAGCAGCATTTCCGGGGTTTTAATTTCATTCCTGTAAAATTCTTCCCACATTTCCCGGAACGGCAGGGCATCCAGGGGTTCTGCATCGGGATCCCCGTGGATCCACCGGCAGTTTTCCAGCTTTGTGCCCAGAAGCATCTCCACGCCCCAGGCATTGGTGTATTCCAGCTCCTTCTTTTCCTCGATCAGATCGTTTAACCGGTTCAGAATACGGATGCAGGCGCCTTCTCCATTTGCAAACAGCGTTGATGCCTGTTTTTCATCTATGTCCACGGGCGGCAGAATCCATTCTTTGTCCGTATCGTAGAGCCCGTATCCAGGCGTGTTTAAGATATCCTGAGCTTCACTTTTCTCCCCCAGCAGTTCGCTGAGCAGCACCTGCTCGCGCCCCGTAGGCTCCGTAAGCTCCTGCAAAAGCGGTTTGACGGCGGGAAACTCCGCGGGCTGTTCTTTCTTGATCTGCAGGGCGAGGTCGAGAGCTCCCATACGGCATTCTTCAGACCCTGTCTTAATCAGCCTGCCGACGGAGGCCTGCAGCGCGGCCGGTTCCTGCTTTCTGAGAAGTTTCAGCACTCCGGCCCTCCCCTTCTTATATTTCAGGTTCTGTTCGATCTTCAGGTAATCCTCCGCCGCCAGTTTCATATCCTCCACCAGAAGAAACGCCGACTGCATCGTATACTCCTCCGGGTTGTGGAGCAGTTCAAAGAGGATGTCCCGCCTCACCTGGGACTTGGGCCGGTATAACAGCACGCGGGCGGCCGCAGCGCGGGAAGCTCCGGATGAACCGCCCTGGCCGACCATCGGGATCAGGCCCGCCGCCTCGTCCAGATACGCCTCATCCTGCAGCATCCAGGCAATCAGACACATCCTGACCGCAATGTCGGACTGTGTCATGGTTACACGGTACCATGGAAAGATGCACGGGTTTAAATCCAGCCCCTTTTTTGGAATCCGCTTCAGAATGTCCCGGAACAGGCCGTAAATCTTTCTGGCCTCCTCCTCATTCTCAAACAGATCGGTTACCGGCTTTACGTCCGGT is part of the [Clostridium] symbiosum genome and encodes:
- the hutH gene encoding histidine ammonia-lyase; protein product: MIFLDGNSLTIDQVVEIARNKAEVGLSEEAKKNIQISRDIVEKNIEEKKVIYGLNTGFGKFVNVAISENELDKLQLNLILSDAVGVGDPFKQDVTRAIMLLRVNALAKGFSGIRLSTVETLIAMLNKGVHPVIPEKGSVGSSGDLCPLAHMVLPMIGEGEAEYEGKVMEGRAAMEAAGIPVVTLKAKEGLALINGTCAMLGVASLAIHDAEILTKMADITSALTVDSLEGIIDPYDPRIQMVRPHKGQVDVAANMLQLLQDSKLTTRQGQIRVQDAYSLRCLPQIHGASRLALDYVRGVIETEINSVTDNPIIFPDNGDIFSGGNFHGQPVAIAMDTLGIAMAEFANVAERRIERLVNPQLSGLPGFLCVEEGINDGFMVAQYAAAALVSENKVLAHPASVDSIPTSANQEDHVSMGTIASRKAATIIDHAEHVLAIELICAAQAADFKGADKLGKGTKAVYDLVRSEVSFMETDRAIYKDMNKIFKLLKDGEFVEAAEKAVGKLAL
- a CDS encoding glycerate kinase; amino-acid sequence: MKVTIAIDSLKGSLTSMEAGEAAAEGIRRVYRDADVCVRPLADGGEGTVQALACGMGGMLRKVTVTGPLGEPVDCEYGIIKESRTAVVEMAGAAGITLVSDAERNPLYATTYGVGEVIRDAIANGCRRFVVGIGGSATNDGGVGMLQALGYGILDGDGAQVPFGAAGLEKITSITDDNVLPELSECTFRIACDVTNPLCGEQGCSAVFGPQKGADPDMIRRMDGWLMRFAALAQKKFLNADPNYPGTGAAGGLGFAFLGFTNAVLESGVKIVLDETRLDEYVRDADIVITGEGRLDGQTVMGKAPIGVARTAKKYGKTVIGLSGCVTRDAVACNAEGIDAFFPILRTVVSLEEAMETETARRNLADTAEQVFRLIHALKDW
- a CDS encoding DUF3592 domain-containing protein, whose protein sequence is MSQTTLIIFIAVVTILCFAGSAFILAFVFRRKRERERKMNSGVIRRAGWTDPRLKVRPGPMILFWPIFYCVIGAIILRQAGQGIPNRYYADIAAVLVPPVFLAIGAAMKYSYDKRRRLATAPASAEVVSIERKASSDGHVSYAPVYEFFAEGSVFKVTSPSSFSKCPLKAGDHVDLFFTPDLPSYIYVPGYENPPTLFIVYFHIIGILFPLIVLAGPVLRPWLE
- a CDS encoding DUF4132 domain-containing protein; this encodes MAEYTYQTRRKMTENWIDGAKAKAHALSDREKQLLPGMAYYSVPQEPQRWMREQLQSGRYGTLSELYKSELRGLVSVCVPEHLTEEFYYALDQMNQFQMTAGWYRRSVRSKSYVPFVFQSIKLLWAYSRLDFYGASLAGVLTGQVDPEIYDHARSEHFSYAGMLAAGIDRGDADIIRAVEDILMGEGNTLMISHELIRGIVMSKSSKLYEVLGKFLLAARLQEGARQAVCETMDAGRPEAFLHLFAVIEENDLVRYSSIKRAVSTWIGIFDEKSIDRITEKLVRLMGRCLRDEAACREQLESNDSVAISCGLWALGFYDADRAVEAMQKLIREGTKNQKMTASYFNRSLQYAHLKRKAAKEAILSWPEDLELVACFLPGFMDNTYGDFRALIEEKDGRSYFQLRDGKVRKPDVKPVTDLFENEEEARKIYGLFRDILKRIPKKGLDLNPCIFPWYRVTMTQSDIAVRMCLIAWMLQDEAYLDEAAGLIPMVGQGGSSGASRAAAARVLLYRPKSQVRRDILFELLHNPEEYTMQSAFLLVEDMKLAAEDYLKIEQNLKYKKGRAGVLKLLRKQEPAALQASVGRLIKTGSEECRMGALDLALQIKKEQPAEFPAVKPLLQELTEPTGREQVLLSELLGEKSEAQDILNTPGYGLYDTDKEWILPPVDIDEKQASTLFANGEGACIRILNRLNDLIEEKKELEYTNAWGVEMLLGTKLENCRWIHGDPDAEPLDALPFREMWEEFYRNEIKTPEMLLELYLYQKCRAQRGSYERNIELYKKVFGSGLIKKPPFKDLIQGLRCGAQARTVIDALYSQFVPDGLKARFGLIGTAKFLSVLDKSNALYECEEKAWNGTKEKYTKRAADLPVFEEMRWWLSLVDEKDWGNAFTLRFKLQEFYGKIKDREKFRRYDRGRTGYLGLSDYVQCYVKGIWDKDLFYKSVFSFLDMKSLLGPVSTVEQKGAVSSRDARVGELNAFFGQGVIKPVDGKYHFDQIGDEVPAMKLAHEIYHETVPLVLKVELKRGEQETPFSGYVSSIRVIYGIDLMIQILTALGKETLQRTGGYYSNIGDRKMVLSHLLKVCRPKPGETAKDLKKALKGTDITKKRLVELAMYAQQWIPLLEEYLGLPGFQSGCYYFMAHTGERLDEFTTSMIAKYTPLTPEELRDGAFDIHWFFEAYDKLGDKEFKLLYDAAKYSSTGAAHARARKYADAALGKVDKETLKAEITDKRNKDLLMSIGLLPLAGNEKSARGKISERDKKKREEDLLDRYQFIQKFHKESRKFGAQRRASEGRAVALALQNLSVNAGFTDVTRLTLRMENRLVETMDRYFDWNSLDDVELRILVDENGKSSLQCGKGGKLLKSLPAKYKKNETVLEYQEVNKKLKEQYSRTRQMMEQAMEDRTSFEVWEFLELAKNPVVRPIVTPLVMMAAEDAAAGDGGNPDAGIRLGFLKEEGLEDWSGAITPLKPDEKILIAHPSDLYREGHWHEYQKMLFDRQIKQPFKQVFRELYVKLTEELDKDDSRMFSGNQIQPQKTVGALRSRRWVADYEDGLQKIYYKENIVARIYAMADWFSPSDVEAPTLEWVVFSDRKTFRPLKIREIPDVLYSEVMRDVDLAVSVAHAGGVDPETSHSTVEMRKAIVECNLELFKIKNVRLEGSHALIDGKLGQYTVHLGSGVVHQMGNAMLFVVPVHSQQRGRIFLPFIDDDPKTAEILSKILLFAEDTKIKDPSILEQIR